The segment GTTCACCTCTGAACTCATAAAATGCTAACTAGAGAACTCAATTTATATTTATAGGGCTGCCTATCATAACACCAGATTACCCTTATGTCGCCTATAGCCTCTCCCACCGGGCAGCACTCGTGGTTTTTATGTTTCCTGGAGGTGACAGACCACACAGATGGGCTCCTTGTCCTGCAGACAGAACAGCTTCAGCTTCTCCCCATGCAGAGAGCACAGCTCACCCGGTTCACACAGCACTCCTGTAGGCCCAAGCGCTCCACTCTCCTGGATGTAGGAGTCACACAGGTTCTTCAGGGTGGGGCTGGCCACCGGCTTGTCCACAAACTCCCTTCTACAGAGAGGGCAGTCCCGGGCTGAGCCCTTCCCAGACCAGTACTGCAGCAGGCAGGCTGCACAGAAACTGTGGCTGCACTTGAGGACCACAGGGTCCCTGAAGATGTCACAGCACACAGGGCAACAGAGGTCCTTCTATGGGAAAGAGAATCGAGCAGCCATGCCTTCACACGAAAGTGACTCTTCCTCTGGAAGGGTATGTAGGGCAAAGGGACGCACAGAGCTGCATGCATTAGACAAACACAGAGCGAGCCCTTGTTTTGTGTTCTAGTTAACTAATGGCCTCTAAGGTATAGTATTTACTTTAACTTTACCCAACTAAATATTTGGCCTCAACAACATACTGTCTGAACTTCAAAATGGTCATACTTACTGCCTAGGTCCTAGGACAAATCGATGTTTAGTTTGGGAGTGCTTTAATAGAACAAGTTACATTGACACTCGCCTGATATCCAAGACAAGTCTACAGGAGAAAGCAACCAAACACACGTAACTAGCTCCTTGTTTTATCTGCGACGCCAAGACCTGTTATGACTTCCTTCTTCCTGTTATGGTGTGACACATCCTTATCGGGGTGGAGCCAGGCAGACCATTCTTTAACACTTTACCACCAGTTCCACTTTGTGCTCACATTGGTTTCATTATTTGGTGGTACTAGACTGTTACTCCATTGTTTGTGTTTGTTGTCATTGTTGACTTTGTAAACaacttatttatatatattacaTGTAATGTTTCACTAATGAATTGTCAAGCCATGAGCACTACAAATACGTCATATAAATCAACTACTATTTGAATGTTAATGTCATAGCCGTGGGATGTATTTACTCCATtgatatttacatttttgttgtagGCCCACTCGTTGACTATAGGCCCATTTTACAGTGTGGCATTGAGCAACAGTGATCTCTACTGTATACCGGTAGTTGGAGATCCCCATCTAGTGGTGCATATTTGCAATGGTAGCAAATTTAAACTTTATTTTCTAACGTGTTAATGAATTAAATGAGCTAAACCCACTTAAATAATTAAGAAGGTACATTCAGTTAAATAGAAAAGCACAACATGAAATGCAATAGAAACTTTTAATATTTATTTAGATAATTGACTGTACTTTACATATTTTACATACTGTAACAACTGTTTTAAACACTTGTACAAGCATTATGAGATAGACAGGTGTTACCATACAGAAGGTATATATGCATTCTATTGGCATCAATTAAATTATACTACTTATACCCATAGTATGCTCTGTGTTGAGGTCTTACAGCTATTTACATGGAGCTGGATTCAACTAAAGTTCACACAATGGGGTCCCTCCAGTTGATACATCAACTAATTAACATGTTAGTAGATATTTGTCCCCACTTATTATAAACTTAGCAACGTGTCTCCACTCATGTTTATATTCTGCCCAACGTTGGGGCTAACTGACAAAAGGCGCAGTGGGACCAATTGATTGGTACTGTAAAAGTATGGGAACACTTTTTCAGTGAATGTATCATTGAAGGTGTACATAGTAGTGCTCTTAGTGGGATCGCAGAATGTCAGCTCCCCCTTGTCACAGTCCAGACGTACTCTGATCACTCGTGGGCTCTCATCCAACTTGATCTGGGTGTCTGGGTTTACACTGTCACGACTCCTCCTCTgtagtgcagggggcggttcctcctgcaggcagaggagggtcgttagtgattggagtcacctgggctcagggtatttaTAAACTGTTTcactaatcacctctctctctctctctctgctcctccaggtatgatcatgttttgtttgttcctttgtagttttgcatagttttcattcagtcatgttcacacacacatattcacgcatccatgcactttacatacaccttacattatgatacttccacacctcattcctttttcttagtttaagttaatagttttgtttataataaagaacactttgaattggcctatacctgttgttcgggtcccctcatttttgtcacaggctatgagccggcttgtgacaacaCATACTCTATATTTCCCACGAATATATCTGATGCTCCACAATCTACATTTTGAGTGACTTGTTGCACACAATGGACTCTATGGCTACTCCCAGGGTCCAGTTATCACTTTCTCCTACCTCTACATCACAAAAATGTCTGCCTTTACTGTACCCTTCAGAACCCAACACTCCCCTTTTTAGCCTCTCAGGattttctggaaggttctgcctCTCCTCACTGtatgtcacagtggtcaggtcaTGAGTCAGTATGAGCCTTGCAGACACTGTTTGGATCCATGGTTACTGAAGCTTAAGGGGAAAGTTCATTGTACTTTAATATTGTACTATAATACTGAAGTGTGTGGGTGTAATGGGAGATAAAACTATTTCAAATAACTattgaaaaaaatacatttatttccaaATTGTGGCCTTATTTGCTACAGTAAGAtattaaaaaacaacatttgtgAAAAACTTGGACTTTCTATAGTAAACGATCCGAAGCGTCTTCTTCCAGACCTTGCATTTCAGAGATCCCACATGCTTGGCTATGTCAATGAATGCTCCTGACACTACCTCAGCATCTGCAGTGTCTGTTGCTGTGGATTCGGCTCTATGGGAATAAGTAAACATCAGTGCTGTTGTAAATGGAGTGTAACATGTATGTAGTAGGGATGAAATGGGACTTAATTTACGACATACCTATTAAGTATGGCCTTGTAATTCTACAAAAAGAAGGACATATTTCACTATGTTATATCAGATGACAATGAGATAATTGAGAAAAAACTCACAGAGAAATAACTAATTTACAGTTGTGAAATCATTCACTAGCAATTTCCTGGTTGAGAATTTCAAGGCATAATACGACATTTGACTGCAGACTAGCAGTGTGACACTTGCGTCTTTTGGACGAACATTCGTTTTTGCAGTGAGTTCATGAGCTCATGTTGGGAATTTACATCTTTGTTATTTAAAACGTCTTTACCCTTACCTGAAGGAATGTGATATTGTCAACTTCCATTTCCTTGATCATTTGAATAGTCTCTTATGGTTGAAATCTGCTTGGTCAACGGCTCAGCTCTTTCTCGCATCACTTGACATTTCTGTTGCTCTTCCTTTCTCAGGGCAGCTATCCtggctgtctcttcctgttccggGAACTGGTGGAGTTTCTTAAACTCCCCCGTATCTGCTCCTCTACACACTGGACTTGACCATAATAGACAAGATTAAACTTGAACACTGTTCAAATGTTTCtacatttaaaaacatatttttttaatgacAGATACCTGTATATGCTCTTCCCAGGTTGGATGGTACATCTTGGCTGTGTTCATGTTTACTAATTCCTTCTTCAAAGTGGAACTCACATGTTGGATTTctctcaaaaaataaataaagtgatTATTGTAAACCTGGTAAATGTATGTTACACAGACCAGTCTTTTAATCCAGCCAGTCACGATCTACTCAGTCACATAATGTGACTTAAATGACCAGTTCAAATAAAAGCAAAGTGAAAAGATACTTTCACAAACTGACCTTCAAATCAGGCAGAGCCTCCTCAATGGGATAGCAGTCATGGCCTTCACGTTTCTTTGACGTGTGACAGACAACACATCAAAACAGAAGAGTTCCATGTTGCTGGCAATTGTCCTGAGATCCTTtctccttttcactccctctctgcaACGATTCACAGAGACTCTTTAAGGCCAAACTTAAGCTAGGTTCATCAATAGAGCACTCGTTCCTGCATACAGGACACAGCAGATTGTCCATATCCTTCCAGTATTTCTATAGACACTCCTCACAGAAGCTTTGGCTGCATTTGAGGATGACAAGGTTGctgaatatttattttttattgaacctttatttaactaggcaagtcagttaagaacacattcttatttacaatgacggcctaccaaaaggcctcctgcggggacaggggctgggataaatatatatctatataggacaaaacacacatcacaacaagagagacaacacaacagtacataaagagagacctaagacaacaacatagcaaggcagcaacacaacatgacaacaacatgatagcaacacatggtagcagcacaaaacattgtacaaacattattgggcacagacaacaacataaagggcaagaaggtagagagaacaataCATCAcgaaaagcagccacaactgtcagtaagagtttTATTTATGTCACAACACACGGGACAAAAGAGGTGTTTCTCCAGGAGAGACAAGCTGGCTGCCATTATAATGTATCACTCTGTGTGCTATTCTGTCTTGGTTAAGGCTAGAATCCATCAAGCAGGTTGACTGGGTTGTGGCGCAAGGGGCAGGTTATACTGGTTATAAAGGCATGATACAGACTAAAACTCCACCCACAGTTAAGTTTTCATATTCCAGGAAACTGAACCAGAACTATTACATTTTCCTCTGTGTCCTGGTAGGAACCCAGATGTGTGTAGTGTTCCAACCAACAATAATGAGTGATCTAACACAGCCATGTATTAATAAGTCTTATCTTGTCATAGCAGCTTTTACCCATATCatataatacatatatatatatatatatatatatagtaaatATGCAGCTGTCACCTTTCCAATATCTATTAGGAAATACACTGTACAGACTAGAGTGACCTTTTTGTTATTTATCAAACTAGTGATGTGCCTATTAGTACCTGTGTTGTGAGAACAGTACTTTACCACTAAATGTCAGTAAGTGTCCAGACATTGCAAAGAGAAAAGGTTATTACTGTGAAACTAATTGTAAAACTACATTGTAGATCGTTACTTATTGATGGTGAAGACATCGTAGTATTGCTTAATTGTGTATAAGTATACATACATGGTCATACAATGAGATATGCTGCTATTATATGTTACATCATTTCAACTCTAGTCTGAAAATAGTCCTACAGTAAATCCCATTTACTTTTAACCTGTCTTTTCTGCTTTTTTGTATCTTCTGCTTTTCCCCACAACCCctccaatatacacacacacatacacaaacacacattaggTTGGAGAGGCTGGAGCAGATGGAATCCGCAGTGCAGTGGCCAATGAATAATCCGCAGTGCAGTGGCCAGATTTGCCTCGTGCCCCAGCTCACGTCAAAGTTAACATAGTGTGGGGTCTCTTACAAAGGCGCAGTGGGCTTTTAAGACTTCCTAGACTAAAGTATGGGAACAGCTTTCCAGTAAATGTGTGTTTGAAGGTGTACAGAGTATTGCTCATAGTGGGGTCGGAGAATGTCACCTCCCCCTTGTCACAGTCCAGACATACTCGGATCACTTGTGGACATTCATCTACCTTGATCTCTTTGCGGGATTTCACACCTGCTCTGTATTTCCCATTAATATATCTGATGGTCCACAATCCACTCTCAGGATCCAGTTTTACTAGCTTCTTCCGCTCAATGGACTCTTTGGCTACTCCCAGAGACCAGTTATCGCTGTCTCCTACCTCAACGTCCCAAAAAGGTTTGCCTTTATTGAAGCCCTCAGACCCCAACACTCCTACATGAAACCTCTCAGGATTGTCTGGAAGACTCTGCTTTTCCACACAGCACATCACAGTGGTGAGGTTATCAGTGAGGATGAGCTTTGTGGACACTGTGTTTGGATCCATGGTTACAGGATCTAAGGAGACAGATAAACCATTTCACAGAACTATTGAAATATATATTCTGTTCACAAATGTTGGAGAGTTGGTGAAATGAATTGTGAAATACCCTGGACTTACTGTAGTCAACAATCTTAATCAGACTGTTCCAGACTTTGAACGTCAGACATCCAACATGCTTGGCCATGTCAATGAATGCTCCTGGCCCCATTTCAGCATTTGCAGCAGTATATGGAGGTGTGCAGTCGGCTCTAGGGTAATAATTAAACATTAGTGATTCCATTCAATGGAATGGAAAAGTATGGAGATAAAAGAAAATGGGACTTACCTGATAAGTATGGCTTCGTAGTTCTATAAAAATAACAGGGGAAAATGACACCGTTATAGTATGAGGTGGCTGTGAAATAAAAGGCCATAAACCTGTCAATCATTGCAAATATGCTTATCTGCCTCATAGCTTACAGGTGTGTTCATCGACAGTTGTGAAACAATTGTATTCACCAACAATTTACAGACATTAAGTAATACTGGCACACATACCTGCAGGAATGTGATATCATCAGTCTCCATGTCATTTTTGATAACTCCAATAGTTTCAGAAAGAATTGAGATATTCTTGGTCAACTTCTCCATTCTTTCTCTCATCACTTCATATTTCAGCTGTTGTTCCTTTTTCAGAGCAGCTATCCTGGCAGCCTCTTCTTCTTCTAGGAACTGGTAAAATGTCTTAAACACCCCCCTTATCTGCTCCTCTCCAAGTTGGCCCTGGACCTACCATAGACAAGAAGGAAACTTAaaaggatagttcacccaaattacacatTTACATATTGGTTtctttaccctgtaagcagtctatggacaaagtatgacagcaatccatgctttgtttTAGTTTCTCTGCcactgtttccacatgctaacaTTTCATAATTTGTGGAATAAATCCCATTCAAATCATGGGACCGATATTATAATTTTTGGCGCATCATCTTCAAAACATCTATAACtgactttgttgagcttcaaaattgtcacgacttctaccgaagtcgttgcctctccttgtccgggcggtgttcggcggtcgacttcaccggccttctagccatcatcgatccacttttcattttccattggttttgtcttgtcttcccacacacctgttgtcaatcccattcattacctgttgtgtatttaaccctctgtttcccttcatgtgtttgtcagagattgttctttgtcaagtgttgtgtttatgtgtataggtgtgcgacgggtcatcgtacccatatttgttttatgttttcctATGAGTGTTATGGAGCGGGTTACTGGGACTATAATTAAaaaactccattctacactctatttgactctcctgcgcctgacttccctgccacttatacacgcaactgtgacagaatctctgaccagataatatatgaagtcagcaggagaggacacgacgCCCATGGAGGTGGAAAAGCTCGTTATGGAACAAGCgaaggagattgactgtttgagcgccgtcatggatcgcattgtccagaatatggatcgctgggagagacagggagtttctccagcgcctccactgccacaactgggatttacctttaacgcgttttccccacatgaacctaacaaaatccgtttacccctacccacgggttacaacggagatactgctggctgccagggtttcctccttaaactgaacttatatctggccacggtctccccagtaccatccgaccgggagaagagttccgccctcgtctcatgcctcaccgggaaagcccgggagtgggccagcgctgtgtgtagagaggagaatgcggcattggaccattttgaggagttcaccctttatttcaggagagtattcgaccatcctcccgaaggaaagacggcgggtgagctcctctatcatctgaggcaggggacgaggagtgcccaggagtttgctttggagtttaggaccttggctgccggcgctggatggagcgacagggccctgatcgaccattaccgttgtagcctacgcgaggacgtccgtcgggagctggcctgtagagacaccacccttaacttcgaccagctggtggacatgtccatcaggctggacaacatgctggctactcgtggacgtctagatcggggtctggttgttccatcctcccgcaccctctctcccgaaccaatggaattgggagggacggtgcgccgggagaccggagggggttcccgctcgagcaccatctatggtcacagagatcacactgctggtcggtgccgggttggttcctctgggaatagagaaggcaggcagggcactctggcatcaccccaggtgagtaggcaccattctcatccagagccctctgttgcacttatgtttgtctctgtcacttttccggatttttccctgcagtcccagtataaggcgctagtagattcaggcgcggctggaaatttcattaataaaaatttagctcatagtttagggctccctattgtgtctgtggatatgcctgttcctattcatgccttagatagtcgaccattagggtcaggttttatcagggaggtcaccgcaccgttgaatatgataacgcaggagggtcacaaggagaagattagtcttttccttattgattcccctgcgtattctgtggtgctaggtctaccctggttagcgtgtcataaccccactgtttcttggccacagagggctctcacggggtggtcgcgagagtgctcaggtaggtgtttaggggtttccgttggtgctactacggtggaaagtccagaccaggtctccaccggaCTTTCCACCGTGCACATTCCTCCAGAATATACCGATTtgtttggctctcgccttctgtaaaaagaaggcgactcaattaccaccccatcgacagggggattgtgcgatagatctcctggtagacgctgcatatcccaggagtcacgtgtatcccctgtcgcaagcggagacggtggctatggatacatatatctctgaatccctgcgtcaggggttcattcagccatccatttcacccgcttcttcgagtttcttttttgtgaagaagaaggatggtggTTTACGCctgtgcattgattatcgaggtctcaataaaatcacggtgaaatatagttacccgctacctctgataaatacagttatggagtcaatgcgcggggcacgcttcttcacaaagttggatctcaggagtgtgtataatctggtgcgtattcggaagggtgatgagtggaagacggcatttagcaccacctcaggtcattatgagtacctggtcatgccatatgggttgatgaatgctccatcagtcttccaatcatttgtagatgagatcttcagggacctgcacgggcagggtgtagtggtgtatatagatgatattctgatatactccgctacccgcgccgagcatgtgtccctggtgcgcagggtgcttggtcgcctgttggagcatgatctatatgtcaaggctgagaaatgcttgttcttccaacaatccatctccttcctagggcatcggatttccacttcaggagtggaaatggagagcgaccgcattacagccgtgcgtaattggccgactccaaccacggtaaaggaggtgcagcgttttttggggtttgccaattactaccggagatttatccggggttttggtcaggttgcggctcccattacctcactgctaaaggggggcccggtgcgcttgcagtggtcggctgaggcgaacagggcttttggacacctgaagactctgtttacctcggcgcctgtgttggctcatccggatccctctttgccattcatggtagaggtggacgcatccgaagctgggataggagcagtgctctctcagcgttcgggtgtgccactgaagcttcgcccctgtgcttttttttcgaagaagctcagcctggcggagcgaaactatgatgtgggggaccgagagctgttagctgtcgtagaagccttgaaggtgtggaggcactggcttgagggggctaaacacccttttctcatctggactgaccaccgcaatctggagtacatccggcaggcgaagagaatgaatcctcgccaggcaaggtgggccatgtttttcactcgttttgtgtttactcttacttacagaccaggctcccagaacgtcaaggcagacgcattgtctcggctgtatgacacagaggagcggtccatggatcccactcccatactcccagcttcgtgtttggtggcgccagtagtgtgggagctggacgcggacattgagcgggcgtcacgtgcagagccctctcctcctgagtgtccagctggtcgtctgtacgttccgtctgctgtccgcgaccgattgatctattgggctcacacgtcaccctcctctggtcatcctgggataggtcggacgatgctcTGTCTttatgggaggtactggtggcccactttagctaaggacgtgaggatttatgtttcctcctgctcggtgtgcgcccagtgcaaggctcctagacacctgcctagaggtaagcttcaacctttacctgttcctcaacggccgtggtcgcacctgtcggtggattttttgactgatcttccaccttcacagggttacaccacgattttggtcgttgtggatcggttttcgaagtcctgtcgtctcctccctttgcccggtctccctacggccttacaaactgcagaggccctgtttacacacgttttccggcactatggggtgcctgaggatatagtgtctgatcggggtccccagttcacatcaagggtctggaaggcgttcatggaacgtctggggatctcggttagtcttacctcaggttttcaccccgagagtaatgggcaggtggagagagttaaccaggatgtgggcaggtttctgcggtcctattgccaggaccggccgggggagtgggcgaagttcgtgccctgggcagagatggcccagaactcgctacgtcactcctccactaaccttactccttttcaatgtgtattagggtatcagccggttctggctccttggcatcagagtcagaccgaggctcctgcggtggacaattggtttcggcacgctgaggaaacctgggaggcagcccacgtccaccttcagcgtgccataaggcgccagaaaattggcgcagaccgtcgccgcagtgaggccccggtgttcgcaccaggggacagggtctggctctcgacccgaaacctgcccctccgcctgctctgccggaagctgggtccgcggtttgtggggccgtttaaagtcctgaggagagtgaaagaggtatgttataggttacaactgcccactaattactgtattaacccctcgttccatgtgtctctcctcaggccggtggtggctggcccgctccaggaagCTGAAGTGCTTGAagttcctccccctcctctagacatcgagggggtcccggcgtactctgttcgatccattttggattcgagacgtcgggcgaggggccttcagtacctcgtggactgggaggggtacgggccggaggagagatgctgggttccggtggaggacgttttagatccttctatgttaaaagaattccaccgcctccatccggatcgccctgcacctcgccctccgggtcgtccccgaggtcggtgtcgacgcgctgctggagccgcgcgtcagggggggggtaatgtcacgacttctaccgaagtcgttgcctctccttgtccgggcggtgttcggcggtcgacttcaccggccttctagccatcatcgatccacttttcattttccattggttttgtcttgtcttcccacacacctgttgtcaatcccattcattacctgttgtgtatttaaccctctgtttcccttcatgtgtttgtcagagattgttctttgtcaagtgttgtgtttatgtgtataggtgtgcgacgggtcatcgtacccatatttgttttatgttttcctATGAGTGTTATGGAGCGGGTTACTGGGACTATAATTAAaaaactccattctacactctatttgactctcctgcgcctgacttccctgccacttatacacgcaacTGTGACAAAAATCAATTTGAGATATATTCGGATTGATTTGGACAGGACAAATGCTAATATCAGTCCCATGATTTGAGTggaatttgtgccacaaatgctaattCCTTTATAACAGTGCTAAATCAAAACTAAATCTAAatcaaagcatggattgctgtcataccttgtccataaactgcttacagggtaaggtaaccaatgtgtaattttgtaaattGTGTAAACTATCCCTTTTAACACTGTTCAAGtgtttatacagtgcatttggaaagtatacagacccctttactttttccacgttacattacagccttattctaaaatgtattaaataattgtttttataaatgtttgcaaatgtattataaaacagaaataccttatttacataagttttctgaccctttgctatgagattcggaATTAcgcctcaggtgcatcctgtttccatccttgagatgtttctacaacttgattggagtccacctgtggtcaattcaattgattggacatgatttgtgaaggcacacacctgtctatatacggtaccacagttgacagtgcatgtcagagaaaaaaccaagccacgaggttgaaggaattgtccgtagagctccgagacaggattgtgttgaggcacagatctggggaaggataccaagacatttctgcagcattgaaggttcccaagaacacagtgccctccatcattcttaaatggaagaagtttggaaccaccgagactcttcctagagctggctgcccagccaaactgagcaataggaggagaagggccttggtcagggaggtgaacaagaacccgatggtcactctgacagagctccagagttcctctgtggagatgggagaaccttccagaaagaaaACCATCTCTAAAGCAATCCCCCAATCAGGCCATGGCCtgattatggtagagtggccagacagaagccagttaaaggcacatgatagccagcttggagtttgcgaCAAGGGaactaaaagactctcagaccatgagaaacagaaTTCTCTGCTCTGAgtaaaccaagattaaactctttggcctgaatgccaagcgtcacgtctagaggaaacctggcaccgctcatcacctggccaataccatccctacggtgaagcatggtggtggcagcatcatgctgtggggatgtttttcagcggcaggtactgggagactagtcaggatcgagggaaagatgaacgaagcaaagtacagaaagatccttggtgaaaacctgctccagagtgggACCTCGGACTGGGctgatggttcaccttccaacaggacaacgaccctaagcacacagccggaaaatgtctctgaatgtccttgagtgaaccagccagagcccggagttGAACCcaatccaacatctctggagagaccggaaaatagctgtgcagcgacgctccccatccaacctgacagagcatgagaggatctgcagagaagaatgggagaaaatccccaaatgcaggtgcgccaagcttgtagcatcatacccaagaa is part of the Salvelinus fontinalis isolate EN_2023a chromosome 39, ASM2944872v1, whole genome shotgun sequence genome and harbors:
- the LOC129838581 gene encoding zinc-binding protein A33-like, translating into MAASLSLLEKHLSCPVCCDIFSNPVVLKCSHSFCEECLRKYWKDLEIFLCPICRKVCSSEEPSQSLALKSLCESFQRGSEKEKESEDICQLHGEKLKLFCFDDKQPICVVCHTSKKHKGHDCYPIEEAIPDLKSEIKTPLQNKLERMTAAKLEDENCVEHLMVQGQLGEEQIRGVFKTFYQFLEEEEAARIAALKKEQQLKYEVMRERMEKLTKNISILSETIGVIKNDMETDDITFLQNYEAILIRADCTPPYTAANAEMGPGAFIDMAKHVGCLTFKVWNSLIKIVDYNPVTMDPNTVSTKLILTDNLTTVMCCVEKQSLPDNPERFHVGVLGSEGFNKGKPFWDVEVGDSDNWSLGVAKESIERKKLVKLDPESGLWTIRYINGKYRAGVKSRKEIKVDECPQVIRVCLDCDKGEVTFSDPTMSNTLYTFKHTFTGKLFPYFSLGSLKSPLRLCKRPHTMLTLT